A segment of the Rhodospirillales bacterium genome:
CGATTCGTCGGCCAGCCGGACGTGCATCGCGTCGGCGTCGGCGGTCGAATGGACGGCAACGGTGCGGATGCCCATTTCGCGGCAGGCGCGCAGGATGCGGACCGCGATTTCACCCCGGTTGGCGATCAGCACCTTGTCGAACATCTAGAAAACGATTCTTTCAACCGTAATCGTCACCCCCGCGCAAGCGGGGGTCCACGCTCTCGAAAAGGCGGATTCCCGCTTTCGCGGGAATGACGCCGTGAATGTAACCGATACCGCCACGCCGCTACTCGATCAGCACCAGCGGCTCGCCGTATTCGACCGGCGTGCCGGAGGCGATGAAGATGCGGGCGACCTTGCCCGCGCGCGGCGCCTTGATCGGGTTGAAGACCTTCATCGCCTCGATCAGCAGCAGCGTCTGGCCCTCGGCCACCTGGTCGCCGACCCGGATGAAAGGCGGTGTCGCGGGATCGGGCGCGGTATAGGCGACGCCGACCATGGGCGATTTGACCACGCCCGGATGGTCGGCGACCGCGTCGGCGGCCTTGCCGGCGGGGGCGGTGGCCGGCGCCGGGGC
Coding sequences within it:
- a CDS encoding acetyl-CoA carboxylase biotin carboxyl carrier protein is translated as APAPATAPAGKAADAVADHPGVVKSPMVGVAYTAPDPATPPFIRVGDQVAEGQTLLLIEAMKVFNPIKAPRAGKVARIFIASGTPVEYGEPLVLIE